The Acanthochromis polyacanthus isolate Apoly-LR-REF ecotype Palm Island chromosome 5, KAUST_Apoly_ChrSc, whole genome shotgun sequence genome includes a window with the following:
- the LOC127534078 gene encoding protein NLRC3-like — MLIHRVEQQNSEVPRAQSVQQHHLDSIFMLLEDNMVTFVKKELKRMKKVVSPDYPECSESQREDEEELEGDDEEQRSSREMFEQITVLFLRRMKQEKLADCLQSKLAAAVCGRKLKRGLKKKFQRVFEGIAKAGQKTLLNEIYTELYITEGGTAEVNDEHEVRQIEAASRKADRAERSIRAEDIFRGSPGRDGPIRTVMTKGVAGIGKTVLTQKVTLDWAEDKSNQDIHFMFPLTFRELNVLKERKFSLVELVHHFFSETKAAGICSFEDFQVVLIFDGLDESRLPLDFHNNEVLTDVRESTSVDVLLTNLIRGNLLPSARLWITTRPAAANQIPPDCVDMVTEVRGFTDPQKKEYFRKRFRDKKQASSIISLMKKSRSLHIMCHIPVFCWITATVLEELLRSREGGDLPRTLTEMFIHHLVVQAKVKKVKYDGGAETDPHWSPDSRRMIESLGKLAFNQLQRGNLIFYESDLTECGIDVEAASVYSGVFTQIFKEERGLYQDKVFCFVHLSV; from the exons atgttgatccacagagtggagcagcagaactcagaggttcccagagctcagtctgtccagcagcatcacctggactccatattcatg ctgctggaggacaacatggtgacttttgtgaagaaggagctgaagaggatgaagaaggttgtgagtccagattacccagaatgctcagagagtcagagggaggatgaggaggagttggagggtgatgatgaagagcagaggagcagcagagagatgtttgagcagatcacagtgttgttcctgaggaggatgaagcaggagaagctggctgactgtctgcagagca aacttgctgctgcagtttgtggacGTAAACTTAAACgtggtctgaagaagaagttccagagagtgtttgagggcatcgctaaagcaggacagaagaccctcctgaatgagatctacacagagctgtacatcacagagggagggactgcagaggtcaatgatgaacatgaggtcagacagattgaagcagcatccaggaaagcagacagagcagaaagaagcatcagagcagaagacatctttagaggctcacctggaagagatggaccaatcagaacagtgatgacaaagggagtggctggcatcgggaaaacagtgttaacacagaaggtgactctggactgggctgaagacaaaagcaaccaggacatccacttcatgtttccattgactttcagagagctgaatgtgctgaaagagagaaagttcagcttggtggaacttgttcatcacttcttcagtgaaaccaaagcagcaggaatctgcagctttgaagacttccaggttgtgttgatctttgacggtctggatgagagtcgccttcctctggacttccacaacaatgaggtcctgactgatgttagagagtccacctcagtggatgtgctgctgacaaacctgatcagggggaatctgcttccctctgctcgcctctggataaccacacgacctgcagcagccaatcagatccctcctgactgtgtggacatggtgacggaggtcagagggttcaccgacccacagaagaaggagtacttcaggaagagattcagagataagaagcaggccagcagcatcatctccctcatgaagaagtcacgaagcctccacatcatgtgccacatcccagtgttctgctggatcactgctacagttctggaggagctgctgagaagcagagagggaggagatctgcccagaaccctgactgagatgttcatccaccacctggtggttcaggcaaaagtcaagaaggtcaagtatgatggaggagctgagacagatccacactggagtccagacagcaggaggatgattgagtctctgggaaaactggcttttaatcagctgcagagaggaaacctgatcttctatgagtccgacctgacagagtgtggcatcgatgtggaagcagcctcagtgtactcaggagtgttcacacagatctttaaagaggagagaggactgtaccaggacaaggtgttctgcttcgtccatctgagcgtttag
- the LOC127534152 gene encoding anthrax toxin receptor-like, with amino-acid sequence MCDSLSRLLCLSAMDQCEDREEEVPPSKRSLCGEDENQSKTQSPKQQNTQSAGPGPGPGPGPGPGPGPGPGPGPGSGPGPGSSCVSMKSDRSKESPPCFRRSADGRIQQQRPDCPEPSCLSFKSDQSKEEFMEFKDPSADQM; translated from the exons ATGTGTGACTCTCTCAGcaggttgttgtgtttgtctgctaTGGAtcagtgtgaggacagagaggaggaagtccctccctctaaaagATCTCTGTGTGGAGAAGATGAGAACCAGAGCAAAACTCAGAG CCCAAAGCAGCAGAATACACAGTCTGCTGGacctggccctggccctggccctggccctggacctggacctggacctggacctggacctggacctggctCAGGGCCTGGGCCTggatccagctgtgtgtccatgAAGAGTGACCGGTCAAAGGAGTCTCCTCCTTGTTTCAGACGATCTGCAGATGGAAG GATCCAGCAGCAGAGACCAGACTGTCCTGAACCCAGCTGTCTGTCCTTCAAGAGCGACCAGTCAAAGGAGGAATTCATGGAATTTAAAGATCCATCTGCTGATCAGATGTAA